In the Bacillus shivajii genome, one interval contains:
- a CDS encoding TRAP transporter small permease, protein MKKTLRKVDWLYESTAVTVYALAIIIMLVQVFSRYVLSSPMMWAEEFARLMFVWIVFIGAPIVIKRHGNIAVDYFIQYLPQMFRRKLKLVLYVIAAIFSLLIAYLGMNMVISHWHMTLNTLPFPQSVRYLPIMLGFLMMGINFMRVIPEVIRGEDE, encoded by the coding sequence ATGAAAAAAACACTTCGTAAGGTGGATTGGTTGTATGAAAGTACGGCCGTAACCGTATACGCTCTAGCTATTATCATTATGTTAGTGCAAGTTTTCTCGAGATATGTATTAAGTTCTCCGATGATGTGGGCAGAAGAGTTTGCGAGATTAATGTTTGTCTGGATTGTGTTTATAGGAGCGCCAATTGTCATAAAGAGACATGGCAATATTGCCGTCGACTATTTTATCCAATACTTGCCGCAGATGTTTAGAAGAAAATTAAAGCTCGTACTCTATGTCATCGCGGCAATTTTCTCTCTATTAATTGCTTATTTAGGGATGAACATGGTGATTAGTCATTGGCACATGACATTAAATACGCTTCCCTTCCCTCAATCTGTAAGGTATTTACCAATTATGCTTGGTTTCCTTATGATGGGGATCAATTTTATGAGAGTGATTCCTGAAGTCATTAGAGGTGAAGACGAGTGA